The Priestia koreensis genomic interval CATCTATTGTTGAAGTGTCACTGTTACCAGCTTTCTGTTAATCGAAATGTCCCATAAACCGTATTACTTGGACTATTACCCAAATTTGTTACTGTTAACGTTACAATACTTGTATCAGGAAGTTCAAAATTTAATAATTCAACAGATGCTCGAAGTCTACTTATCCCAGTACCACCTGCTGATACACCTTGGTAAACGACTTCGCCACCTGAAATGGTAGTAGCCGTATTATTTACAAGTAAGGCTGTTTCATTATCTGGAATAATCGTATTAGCGGTTGGGAAGTTAACGTATGTTCCGTTTATCGTTCCGTCTAAAACAACTTGAAAGGAAATATCTGTAGTGGAAATTAAATCAGCACCTTCTAGACTAATTAATACAGAGTTGGTACGCCCAGAGCCAGCTGGAAAAACCGTTTTCCGTCTAAAAGAAAGGATGGGAACCGTACCTCCAACAGGTATGTTAGTCACGGTTCTTCTATCAGAAGTAATGCGAAATATAGGGTTGTAGTCTCCTATGATGCTATACTGTCGACCACCGATAAATAAAATAAATACGCCTGCTGTCCCCGCATTGGATACTTCAGCACGCAATGGAAGGTTGGGGTCTGCAAAGCTGGTCTGACCAGATGGAGCATATCGATGCACAGTGATGACTTCCTGAGCTAAAGTGACAGGATCAGGTATAACGACTCTAAATTCAATTACTCCGTATCCATACCACGTAAACATAATTTCGAAAATATTGCCTTTTGCTAAATTAAGAGTGGCTCCACTCGGACCAGAACCATTTAAAGGATCGACGTTCCAAGATGCTTGAGGAATGATAATATCACTCCCTGCTCGCCGTATTCCTACAAAGATACCGTTAGCCACACTTTGCCCAAAGAAAGCGCCATTTTGATTGTCAAATAGACCCCAACGAGCAATTTGATTTCCGGTAGGTGCTGCTGGTAGTCGTGCTGCAATTCCTGATTCGCACGCAAAGCCAGATTCATATCTGCCGCGCTCAGCACTCTCCAATATGGCAGAGTCAGTTGCTCCAGTTGAAGTAGCTAGAATATATTCAGTAGAATTATTTACAATTGTTCCTGATCCTGTTGTGGTTACAATATCTCGTAAAGTTGAGATTCCATATACAGAGGTAAGTTCTATTATGGGGAATTTTCTTGCCGTTCGTAACTCTCCAAATTGAGAATTGACTGGTGGACCAACACCCGAAATTGTTACATTATTCATTTAAAATCTCCCTTTCCAAAACATAAAATATAAATAGAATAAAAATTTTAACTCGTGTAGTGTGTCGATTTTACCATTCTTCAGTAACTCGAAATGCAGCGGTTACGGAGCTCGAAGCGCCGGTTAAACTTCCTGCTACTAGCGTAAAGATCTCATCTGTTGGAAGTACGAAGTCCAAAAGAATGGCTGTCGCTCTGACTCGGTTAGAACCGCCAGCACCTGTTGCTAAGCCTTGATAAACAACTTGCCCACCTGAGAAACCTGTGAGCGTACTATTTACAGTTAGCGCTGTTTCGCTAGTAGGAATATTGGTAGTAGCTGTTGGGAAATTAACATATGCTCCACCTGTTGCAGTCCCTCCCACAACGACTTGAAAGTAGATATCTTGTGATGAGACGAGGTCGACTCCTTCTAATTTAATACTTACTGAGTTTGACCTACCTGATCCAGCGGGAAATACGGCTTTTCGTTGAAAAGAAATAATAGGTGTTAAGGCTGTTGGGACAGTTAACTGTCTTCTTTCTGATGTGATACGAAATATAGGATTGTAACGTCCAATAATACTATATTGTCTACCTCCAACCAATAAGCTTCTTGCGGTTGTAGAGCCATTATTTAAAATTTGCGCTCGTAGCGGCAAATTAGGGTCCGCAAAACTTGTTTGACCTGAAGGAGAGATACGATGAACGGTTACGACTTCTTGAGCTAGGGTAACAGGATTAGGTAATACAACACGATACTCAATGACCCCATAACCATACCAAGTAAAGACAACGAGAAAGATATTTCCCTTTGTCAGATCTAAGGTTGCTCCGCTTGGACCACTTCCATTAAGAGGATCAACATTCCAGCTAGCTTGTGGAACTGTAGTAGTAGCTCCCGATCTTCGAACAGCCACAAAAGTGTTCGTACCGTTAACACCAAAGAAAGCACCATTTTGATCATCAAATAATCCCCATTGTGCAACCTGTGCTCCCGTTGGTAGCGAAGGGAGTCTTACCGCAATACCAGCCTCCGCTGCATATCCTGGCTCGTATCGTCCTCTTTCAGCACTATCCAATGTGGCAGCATCAGTACCTCCAGTAGCGGTAGTCAATTGATATTCAGTTCCCGTACTAGTAACTGTCCCACCCGCTACTGTTGTTGGAATATCCCTAAGATTAGAAATGCCGTACACAGAGGTCAATTCAATAATTGGCGTTTTCTCTGAAGTTCTTAGTTCACTAAATTGAGAGTTTACATTGGGACCGATAGCTTGAATAATAAGAGGTCCAGTAACGCCAGTAGGTCCGGTCGCCCCGGTAGGTCCAGTGGCTCCAGTAGGCCCGGTCGCACCAGTAGGCCCGGTCACACCAGTAGGCCCCGTAGCACCAGTAGGCCCCGTAGCACCAGTAGGTCCCGTAGCACCAGTAGGCCCCGTAGCACCAGTAGGCCCGGTCGCGCCAGTAGGTCCCGTAGCACCAGTAGGCCCCGTAGCACCAGTAGGCCCGGTCGCGCCAGTAGGTCCCGTAGCACCAGTAGGCCCCGTAGCACCAGTAGGCCCCGTAGCACCAGTAGGTCCAGTCACACCAGTAGGCCCGGTCGCGCCAGTAGGTCCAGTGACACCAGTAGGTCCAGTAACGCCAGTAGGTCCCGTAGCACCAGTAGGTCCAGTCACACCAGTAGGTCCCGTAGCACCAGTAGGTCCAGTCACACCAGTAGGCCCGGTCGCGCCAGTAGGTCCAGTGACACCAGTAGGTCCAGTAACGCCAGTAGGTCCCGTAGCACCAGTAGGTCCAGTAACGCCGGTAGGTCCGGTAACGCCAGTAGGTCCAGTAACGCCAGTAGGTCCGGTTGCCCCAGTAGGTCCAGTAACGCCAGTAGGTCCAGTAGCACCAGTAGGTCCGGTTGCCCCAGTAGGTCCAGTAACGCCAGTAGGTCCAGTAGCACCAGTAGGTCCAGTCACACCAGTAGGCCCGGTCGCGCCAGTAGGTCCAGTGACACCAGTAGGTCCAGTAGCGCCGGTAGGTCCAGTAGCACCAGTAGGTCCAGTCACACCAGTAGGCCCGGTCGCGCCAGTAGGCCCGGTCGCCCCAGTAGGCCCGGTCGCTCCGGTAGGGCCTACTATGCCACCATCCAATGAAGCGAGTAGTTCAACATCATCAATTAATAAACCCGATGTATTATCAGCAGGAGATTTATTAATAAGAATTAACGCCTGCGTAGCACCAGCAGGAACAGGGGCTAGTGTATTGCGGTATGCTTCAATCCATGTACTGTTTATCAATACATCAGGTATACGAGTCGTTCCTAAGTTTTCAATCAGTCCGTAGGAAAGAAAATTAAATGCGGCATCATAGTAGCTAACTTGTATAGTGACACCAGGTGCAGGGTTTGTTCCTAACTTAGCGAAGGATACGATTAGTTCAAATCGTTGATTAGTAGTAATAGGAACAAATTGATAAATAAAAGCATTTGCTAGTCCACCCTGAAACTCAGCTGAAAAAAAGCCTGTATGTGAATAGAATCCGTTAATAGTAGTATTGAGCGAAACCCATGATGATAGGTTACCGGTTTCAAAGCTACTATTCACAATTAAATTGTTAATAGACAACGTTTAACCTCCATTACAATAAAAGATAGAAAGGAAAAAAACCTCTTCATATTCTATGTATGCTTAATGCTTAGAGACATAGCCACTAACCCAACCAAACAGAATTTTATTGGGAAAAGAAGCATGCTTTAAGATTGAAGGTAGGAGAATGTCAATTTCAAAAGAATACTATAAAGAAGAAAGGAGTGAAACGATGCGTATTATCTCACTATGTCCAAGTAATACCGAGCTTTTAGCTTATTTAGGGGTAATTGATGATGTGATCGGAGTAGATGATTATTCCGATTGGCCAAATTTAGATCACTGCAAGCGACTCGGTCCAGATTTGTCGATTAATATAGATGCTGTAGAAGAGTTAAGCCCAGACCTCATTTTATCATCGCTGAGCGTGCCAGGCATGGAGCGAAACGTGGAGGAATTAGCTAAAAGAGGGCTTCCGTTTATCACTTTGAACCCGCAATCTCTAGCGGATATTGCCAAAGATCTGCGTACTGTTGGAAAGGCAATTGGACAGGAAGACAAAGGAGAAGAACTCTCCCAACATTTTTTAACATACATACATCAATATAAAATCATTACAAACTCAATTAAACAAAAGCCTTCGTTATATTGGGAGTGGTGGCCAAAGCCCGTCTTTACACCTGGAGGCACTAACTGGCTGACGGAAATAAGTGAATTAGTCGGAGGAAGAAATAGCTTTTCTGACGTTGAGCAGGCAAATATTCAAACGGATTGGGAAACGGTGAGGAAAAAAAATCCTGATCACATCTGTATGGCGTGGGTCGGGGTACAGACGAAAAAAATGAAGCCATCTCTTTTAAAAAAGAGGGAAGGGTGGTTAAGTATAAAGGCGATGCAACAGCAAAACGTACATGTGTTAGAAGAGGAATATTATTGTAGACCTTCTCCGCGTTTGCTTATCGGACTTAAAAAGCTTGCGCCGCTTATACACCCACAGCTTTTTCCATCGTTTGACGGGAAGGACCCATTACTTAATCGCGATTAGAGGAACGAAGTGCACTTCTCCTGCATATGTTTATACAACAATATAGGCAAAAGTCGGGGAGGAGAGTGCAACATGAAAGGTTTGTTCGAAAAGGCAAATGATAAAATTACGAACTTCCTACAAAAAGAAAATAACCTTCTTTCAAAGGCGAAAGAGAAGGTAGAAAGAGCTGGGGTTCCAATTCCAATCACAGCGGATTTACTCACAAAAATGATTTCCAAGCAGCTCGATCCAAACGAGATTCGGGATTTTCAATTAACTTTTGAAGATGAAAATCTAGTAATTAAAGGAACAGCGAAAAAAATGTTGCTCAAAATTCCGTTTCAACTTACTCTCGAGCCAGTGAAAACGGAGAAGCGCACGATTTACTTTGCGTTAAAAGAAATGAAGCCTTTAAATCAAGATTGGATTCGGAGTAAAGCGCTGAATAAGCCGCCTCTACTTTCGTATGAAGAGGGACATGTAAAACTCGATTTAAATCAGCTTGATAAGATCAAATATGTTCCTGTTGGTAACATTCAGCATATGGAAATTAAAAATGAAAAGCTTTGGGTGAAAATTGGTTTGTAGAACTCCGAGGAAAGGAGTTCTTTTTTCACTTATGAATCATAGATGGTCCCACTTATTCCAAAAGGAAAGTGTTCATGGTATAAAAAAGGGGAAGCAATATAGTAATATACACGTATAAGGAAATAGAGAGTGAGCTGATGAAATGGACGTAAAAGCACTGCTAGACAAAATAAATAAGCGAACACCTACCATACTTGGAATTAATCAATTTTCCCAATTTGCGATTTTAGTTCCGCTCATCGAAAAAGAGGGGGAGCTACATGTTTTATTTGAAGTACGGTCTGCTGACTTAAGAAGGCAGCCTGGTGAAATATGTTTCCCTGGTGGACGAGTGGAGAAGGAAGATCCTAATGAAGCATATACGGCTGTTCGTGAAACGACTGAGGAGCTAGGAATCGACGCATCAGCAGTTATAGCTACAGCACCGCTTGACTATATGGTCTCTCCATTTGGAACGGTGATTCATCCATTTGTAGGCGTGATTAAAGACGTCCCGTTAAAGCCTAACGCATCTGAGGTAGGCGAAATTTTTACAGTTCCCCTATCCTATTTTAAGGAGCAGAAGCCAGATATTCATAACGTGACGTTCAAAGTAGAACCAGGGAAAGATTTTCCGTTCCACCATATTATCGGTGGGGAAGATTACGAATGGCAGGCGCGTCATATGGAGGAGTACTTCTATTATTACGAAGATCGCGTAATATGGGGGTTAACGGCTAGGATACTAGCTCATTTTTTAGAATTAACGAACAACTGAATATCTTTAAATTAAATTATTTGATTATAAAATAGTTTGAGCAAATAAATTGTACAAGCCTAAAAAGCGTGGTATCTTTTATATCGTTGATGATCATTCTAAATAAAGATCGTTAAATAATTACTACATTTGGAGGAATTGACTATGATCGCAATTCAAGCATACATGACAGTTAGACCAGAAAAACGTGAAGAATTCATTAAAAACGTAACAGAAGTAATTGAAGCTTCTCGTAAAGAAGAAGGAAACATCAGCTACACGTTAACAACAAAAGTTGAAAATGAAAATGAATTTGTTATGTTAGAAGAGTGGAAAGATCAAGCTGCAATTGAAGCTCATAATACATCAGCACATTTCCAAAAATTCGCTGGAAGCGCAAAAGAATTTTTAGCAGCACCATTAGACGTAAAACACTACCAAGCGTAAGCATTACAGAAAAAAGCCGCCAACTTTGGCGGCTTTTTTCTGTAATTTTATTTTTACTTAAACCATGTGCTAAATAATAAATAATAAAAAGACACTTGTATTTAGTGGAAATCAATAGACCTATGTTTGTGTTAAATAGTGGTAGTAATAGAGAACTTACGTATGGGATTCACTAAACGTAAGAAAGGATAATTGTAAGCGATTACTACACTCAGCCCCAGGGAATGGAGCCGGAATCTGTGTCATCTAGACCTTTTGAATGCTGTGTTTTCATATAGGAATTAATTCCCTTTAACAGCAAAATCATTTTTGTTAATATACTTTAGTCGATAAAACATTCGATTAACAAATCAATTAAAACAAACAAAGGAGAATTAGTATGAACACATTACAACATTTAGTCACAGCACGTACAGCGAAATCTCCGGCTAAAGAGGCATTGGTAGAAGGAAACGAAATCTATTCATATAGT includes:
- a CDS encoding NTTRR-F1 domain encodes the protein MSINNLIVNSSFETGNLSSWVSLNTTINGFYSHTGFFSAEFQGGLANAFIYQFVPITTNQRFELIVSFAKLGTNPAPGVTIQVSYYDAAFNFLSYGLIENLGTTRIPDVLINSTWIEAYRNTLAPVPAGATQALILINKSPADNTSGLLIDDVELLASLDGGIVGPTGATGPTGATGPTGATGPTGVTGPTGATGPTGATGPTGVTGPTGATGPTGVTGPTGATGPTGVTGPTGATGPTGATGPTGVTGPTGATGPTGVTGPTGVTGPTGVTGPTGATGPTGVTGPTGVTGPTGATGPTGVTGPTGATGPTGVTGPTGATGPTGVTGPTGVTGPTGATGPTGVTGPTGATGPTGATGPTGATGPTGATGPTGATGPTGATGPTGATGPTGATGPTGATGPTGATGPTGATGPTGVTGPTGATGPTGATGPTGATGPTGVTGPLIIQAIGPNVNSQFSELRTSEKTPIIELTSVYGISNLRDIPTTVAGGTVTSTGTEYQLTTATGGTDAATLDSAERGRYEPGYAAEAGIAVRLPSLPTGAQVAQWGLFDDQNGAFFGVNGTNTFVAVRRSGATTTVPQASWNVDPLNGSGPSGATLDLTKGNIFLVVFTWYGYGVIEYRVVLPNPVTLAQEVVTVHRISPSGQTSFADPNLPLRAQILNNGSTTARSLLVGGRQYSIIGRYNPIFRITSERRQLTVPTALTPIISFQRKAVFPAGSGRSNSVSIKLEGVDLVSSQDIYFQVVVGGTATGGAYVNFPTATTNIPTSETALTVNSTLTGFSGGQVVYQGLATGAGGSNRVRATAILLDFVLPTDEIFTLVAGSLTGASSSVTAAFRVTEEW
- a CDS encoding cobalamin-binding protein; the encoded protein is MRIISLCPSNTELLAYLGVIDDVIGVDDYSDWPNLDHCKRLGPDLSINIDAVEELSPDLILSSLSVPGMERNVEELAKRGLPFITLNPQSLADIAKDLRTVGKAIGQEDKGEELSQHFLTYIHQYKIITNSIKQKPSLYWEWWPKPVFTPGGTNWLTEISELVGGRNSFSDVEQANIQTDWETVRKKNPDHICMAWVGVQTKKMKPSLLKKREGWLSIKAMQQQNVHVLEEEYYCRPSPRLLIGLKKLAPLIHPQLFPSFDGKDPLLNRD
- a CDS encoding NUDIX hydrolase — translated: MDVKALLDKINKRTPTILGINQFSQFAILVPLIEKEGELHVLFEVRSADLRRQPGEICFPGGRVEKEDPNEAYTAVRETTEELGIDASAVIATAPLDYMVSPFGTVIHPFVGVIKDVPLKPNASEVGEIFTVPLSYFKEQKPDIHNVTFKVEPGKDFPFHHIIGGEDYEWQARHMEEYFYYYEDRVIWGLTARILAHFLELTNN
- a CDS encoding putative quinol monooxygenase, producing MIAIQAYMTVRPEKREEFIKNVTEVIEASRKEEGNISYTLTTKVENENEFVMLEEWKDQAAIEAHNTSAHFQKFAGSAKEFLAAPLDVKHYQA